ATTGCAGATTGTATTAACCCGTATGAATGTGAATGCAAAATCTTGGACGGGAAGAAGGAAATGTAATGAATTCAAGGAAAACGGGACTAATATGCAATACAAAACTCATCCACTGAAGCATACATCTTAGATGACAAATTCATTTGTGACCTTGCCACTCAAAGTCTACAGAACAAAGACCCATAATGAATAAAGGACTTTGGTAATACCTTGCACCGTAAGGCGCTTTGCCAACAATGAAGCCAGATTTACTTCTGTTACAGTTCCACCCATGAAGCCAATGATAAAAAGCCTCCCACCAACATTTAAGCTGTCCAGATTTCTCTGAAGGTAAGGTGCACCAATACAATCCAAAATGACATCAACACCTGTCATTAAAGAAAAACCAGCtttaagaaaagaagaaataaatctCAAGCTTTTATTTAGCAAGGCTATTTGTCGATTGTGTACAATGATTACAACCATACCTTTGCCACCAGTTTCCTCCTTTACCCGTGCAACAAAGTCCTCAGTCTTGTAATTGATGCCTACATCGGCACCCAGCTCCTTACAAGCAGCTACTTTTTCCTCACTCCCTTGtgattaacaaataaaaaacatgAACACTAGTTTGACACATTTTGATGAAAAAAAAGGAACCGGATAAAAATTGCAGTCAAACCTGCTGTGACAAACACTTTAACACCACGGTATTTGGCTATCTGAATTGCAAAAGTGCCAATCCCACTAGAACCCCCATGaatctataatttaaataagcATTAGCTCAAGCAATGTGCCTGCCGCACGTTAAAGACTTCAGGCGGAAATGGACATAACTAAAGTTTCTATCTAATAAACTACATAACACAacctaagaatctaattaaGGTTAGAGTTAGAGACACTAACAAACATTAACATATATTTCACTGCACCAGCACACATTTCAAGATAAAGATAGATCAGAAGTTACCAGAAATGATTCTCCAGCAGACAGCCGACTCATCATAAAAACAGTGGACCAAACAGTACAAGCAACCTCAGGAAAAGCAGTAGCATCCGTAAGCGAAATACCAGATGGAACAGGAAGAACCTGTCCAGCCGGAACCGCCACTTTCTCCGCATACCCTCCTCCACTAAGAAGTGCACATACCTGCATAACAATTCAAAGCAGCCTCAACAACAATAACCTTTATCATTTATAGTAATCATCACATAACAGAAATATCAGGTGTCTCTAAAATCttaaaaaacataatatcaAAAACAAATCCTTCTAATCATTAACCAAACTTGACATAAAGCAAAAGCAAGTCAATTCAAGTCCAAATTCAATCTTATTTACTAAATATCATAAAGATTCAATTTCTTTTTGGGTAACAAGACTCACTTCCCTGACCCGAAGCCCAGATATGGACCGCCGACAAGCCCATATACCTGGCAATTCCGCACTATAATGGTCAACAGCCTGGTCGCAACCACTCCAATTACAAGAAAGGGCATAGCCAGGGTTTAACCCGCAATCATCAGACCAAACCCGTGTGAACTAAAGATTCAATCTTTTTACTGGCCCATTTACTTATATGAACTAAATTTGCTGAATTTGAAGAAAGTTGGATGATTAAAGTACCTGATCGCCAACTTTCCAGCGAGAAACAAGTGTCCCAACAGCTTCAATGGTGCCAGAACATTCAAGACCAGGGTAGGGACTGGCACCCTTAGGAGGTGGGTACTTGCCTAATCTTTGGATGGTATCAGCGCGGTTAACGGCGGTGGCGTGAACCTTGATCAAGACCTCATCGTCTTTAAATTGTGGGTCTTCTACTTCTTGTAACTGTAGAACTTCTGCTGCACCTGGTGTTGTTATCACTACTgctctcattttttttcaacaAAAATGATTAGAGAATGAGAGTCTGCTCGGTTAATATCGAATATGTGTTTCTTTAAAGTAAATAATGGCCAAATCCGTCCTTTTTGAGGTCCCTGTATTTTTACTATTTTGTTCATATggtagttttttaaaaatttgtccttATTTAGTACTTGTTTACCTATATTATTTTGAAGTTTTAGGTTCTTTATAATGGAAAATGTGTGTACACTATACGAGAAATACTTGAGTGAACCTAGTCCGTCACGTAAGATTGTGAACTATCCATTAAATACATGACACATGGTGTTATTAAATGTTGtatccaatcaataaatatcacattagttaatgatattttaattaaaattaaatgcaCTTTATTGATTGGATACAACATTTAATAATGCCACATGTCATGTATTTAATGGATAGTTCACAATTCTACGTGGCGAACTAGGCTTACACAAGTATTTTTCACACTATACTCACCAAAAACACGCATGAGACTGATATAAGGAGGGACCAACAAATAAAAACTTAAGAATATAAagaccaaataaataaaaatttaaaggtacataaatttattaaattaaaaacttaacCTATTAATCCAAACTCATTTTATCTATTTTCACGTGATAATGataacgaaaaaaaaaatctattaacaTAGACGAAGCTAGGGTAGGGCCAGTGTAATAACCCAAAAtacttaattagctaattggaccacgtgtccagttttgattcgccagaatggtgatatcagaagaatttctgaaaaaagataaagtaaataagtttcaagtaggtcggttttgagaaattaactatgagaaaatttaaggttatatttcaattctaaatttagaattggaattgaaaggaaaaatgtcaagaaaagtccaaaataaagtacagggaccaaagtggtaatttagccacatTGTGTCGGAAATAGAAATATtgaattttgacgggaaagtattaatatcgggtttcgtattatttattggatataaataatacgtataagttataataaaaggatttatcgatttagttatggactaaatcgtataaaagaaaagtttaaacgataaatggtaagaaacaaaaaggacaaggactaaaatggcactttagccaaatgatataagaaagaaagatatgaatcagagagggagcagaaggatcgagagaaatggaggaaaatatcgacgataccgtcgtttcgccgccgtttcgccgttcgacgtccgattcgggtgattttcgcggcgatttcttcagaatcgaagccTCTATCAACcctaagcatcaaatcaaggtaataggTCGGTTTTTAGCTTGAAAATGATGAGTTTAAGGGCTGTTTTGAGTTAGGAttttgtttggattgaatttgacgtttttgaagttattatagcgttttaatgaaaaccgagatgcgggttttgtatagttggatGTATAGAACTTCGGGAtagctgaaaagccccggaaaacgactttccggggggctgtcatgagtgtgcgttcgcacacattgagtgtgcgttcgcacactccctaagttttagggtgtgcgttcgcacactcactgtgtgcgttcgcgcactaccctaaacttggcagattcaaaatcccaacggtcagtttatagatttgcctcttaggaacgcgtctgtcaaatttcagctcgatccgacggttcaattgggagagatcgtcgttttactaaacagtgtcagtgtgcaggcagcacctgcgcactgtcctgaaaactccttaaaacttcatcgaaatgaaactaaaccttaaaatttaaaagcattatacgtataggaatacgagattcacgtctaatcattaaacattaattatttatcagacgtgtcagagcagagaggtcagtagacgtgggatagcaagggcatatcatttcatcgaccatatttgtgattggattgcggtcactgtgagttgctctttactttcgtgtattatacatataaagttattttatattgatatgtatactgtttttacgcatcgcatgttagatgatttgattaaatattatatgtttctatcaaatgtatatacgagaactagtatgcgatccgaagaaactagctacctattgggtgtcaataggctgtgtgatcaccagtatcgagtcagtctagtatgtttgcattgagaaatgacttgacacagctgggagctgttgatgaatatgatatttacgattgggttatgatttcgatacgcagagtgaactcggctacggtgtagcctggaagtccccgtatcgagtggctgggccaccagcgagttggactcgcaattgatatttacgattgggttgaatgatatatgattattcgagagatgtgtcacatgctaggatattagtttcacacggatcgaatacatgtttatatgttttatattattgttttcttgagatgcgatgctatgtttttaaattaataccgttagtaaaatgcaacctcactcagtattttcccaaatactgacccctcacctttgatgttttcaggtacttagtatgtggacctagctagaggccaattttgaagtccagaagtcagttgtatatgtttagtatctgacttctgtgaatgctgcagtagtggtcccgcgttgacagagtcgtagcctagacagcagtacacattgagtgtacatattacttgctgtccagtttagatgttttgtaggctacgtgttttatatgtggtgcatggcactaggtgccagtgatatgttggatacactaactgatgtatataataccgcgaggccagttcgtacgaggtacggtaactagagcccgcgaggataacagaacagttagtgtaaatgtttgtgtatacatgttatgtatacttgcttctgttgctttatgttatttgtttattatttgcgaaaaattaatagtgatttaaggcttgctacgggttccggagctaccactcccgttccctagcgccggttgcggcttaatattttgggtcgtgacaattgtggtatcagagcagttggtccagttaccactgcaagtttgttttgatgattgtttgagagcagttggtccagttaccactgctagtttgttttggatgtctgtctgaattgtgaaactctgtcagtaagtaaacctaggaactactgcagcaagagagtcaaaccttagttgtttgcatttgattgatGTGTGCATTATTAGTAAGTTCCATAAAGCGTGCGAACCGAGATGGTTAAATGGAGAAGTGATGAATATTTGTGTATATGAGCGgataaggcaactaagtgtttattacttgtgtAAGGGATATTCAGTGATTACGTATTTGCGAATTACGTATAGATTGATTTGAATTTAATGTTTGTGATGCCTTACGAGATGATATTGAAGTTAAGTAAGGAAAAagagggctcagatggtcgctggcATTGGAgttgtttctttttagcatgtctgggcagaacggagctcagtcacatgctgcagAGGAATGGGAGGAAGCACCTCCTATCtgtcaaaatggatttcacaacgaaataggcggaccatctgaagtccaccagaatggattACACTCAGATGCTAGGAGATCACCtgagatatatcagaatggtttcatgtcagtatcagaaatTGATAGTTCTTTtagggttagaggtagaactcactTGCTTGAAATGGAGTACAATGAAGAAAGTGAGGAAGAATCAGAATAAGTTCATCAAGAAGAggactttgaagaagaagagttatcaggtAAGTCAGACGTCGAGGAGTACCGAAGTAAACATTTCCGGTCCAATGTGCGGaggtaccgcaatttgagagaagatggaGGGCTAGTAAATGGCCAGGCACAAGGggttttgaatcaggttaggagacaaatgcgctccttttctggaggaatactaccagtgggactgtGTTCCACTGACTTTTTACGTATGGTCGAGGGAGTCCCAAATCTAGATAAAGATAATGAGACaattaatcgtagatatgtcagaAGATTAGGACCAGAGTTTGATGAGCTATACGAGTATGTTCACGAACACTTTGGaacgctcactatgatggcccgtaagatcgaggctgaccacgagtgggatggcaatcctgttcgaccctactttttcagATGTACGTTCTATCCAGATTATACTTGTCAatcctctggtattaggactaacccccactccgtgcatagaggcggagtcaactccagtagaagagttaagggtcgacacactggaatagttattaggaaacctagcgttccacatcaggcacccttaggtataaatgattaatatgctttgagtatttgtgtttatatgttgcattgttgtgtatatgtttactgcatgcatgatagagcataacgagtagaatgtacctataggataatacctcagataggtagggcctataggaagcgatattgacaaacacgtgcttaaaaaaaatgaatatataaacataatttacaaaaacaataatataataaacgataaataatacatttatcgcgaacgtaattcctgtattacgttctagaagttgtgaagaaagagatgggttaccaacagggaatcgatatgaaacatcggtacctgcgtttgtacAGGACATGACATGGTACAGAGTGTTAAAGAAGTGgttgtggtgattacagcagtagaaaatgttgaattaaattaagttatcggagatatggagaaagaattgatgtgataggagaatagtcaggaaaatgacagaaggtgacagcaatacaaaaatttgaaatgtacccaataataataaagaaagccgttaatagtcgcagagtgtacaacctggagtaaacttatgttttatgaaaagtatgaagaattcttaagatttttcaaagtacgattgtgctcagacatcgcatatgacattgcataatcacgataggaatacataagaaaatgattttcgaaatgtagatcatgcatcatatctttacaatgataaagaaaaatgcgattttgagcaactctttggtgatgagaggtgtcatcactctgagctacaattgtactaatgatttcaaacgatttatgaaaagtgatttaaaagagctggccagccaaaagatgttttgaaatcttttattagtaagtgaactcagatgtgaaactctgcgacggataataaaatgttcttagtaaataagaataaaatttaaaagcaaatctcaataacagaataaagccctgTTAATGATAATTGCAATAATGTTAAGGGAGCTACAGTGAAATGTGAACGAGGAGTTATTGCCGGAGAGCGAACGCAGTCAAGATGCAatgcgctggcaatatttaaggatatagtaattatccttatgataaagtaaaggatgaaatgacagagagtcatattaaacgaaagaaatacaacGAAAATGCAAGAATGAAGAATATAATGAATATCATTATGTTGAGATAAGTAATACTGCGATCGTGAGTCATATCGGAGGAgggaaattaaaagtataaaagacgataatatgaatgatgaacatcaagtgatattttaaggatatataaccttatcaatatcagtgtttgaAGATATAAAAGTAGAAGGAGAAGGAATACGAAACGACGAAGAAGATAATCTTGTAAGACGTGAAAGTTTGAAAGTAGATAGTTCAAAAAGATAAGTGATGCTAATTGACTGATATTAggtgaagtcactaatatcagcattaagagttataagttgtGTTAACAGAAAAGAGAAGAGTTAAGTTATGAAACTCTAGTATAAGGACAAAAGCACACGTATAGGTATACATGTCAGTAAATATAAGAATAATGGATAagatgaaagaaagtataatgaagggactcatatacccttaagatttagtaagatgaatagagaagtggaaagttctAGAGATACGTCAGAAAGATTATCAGAGTGGAACAGCATTAATTGAGCTattataaacgaaggaaagacgtagCGAATACAGTAAGCAAAGGATGAGATGATACTTCATCGCTATTGGATAGATAGGAGTGAATTGTATCTAAGGAGCCACAATGTCATAAGAACGAGAAAGGGTATAACAAGTAAGAGACAAGACAAAAGTCGGTATTAGTATAAAGAGATCAAGTTGTTTAAAAGACAATTAGAATCGCGTtataagtgctaaggaagcATAAGGAATGTAGGACAACAAGAATcgaaactattccctaattttgggaGTTACAAAGTCAAGTGCAatctaaaatgttaagaatagTCGAAAAACACTTCAAGAAGGAGATGAAGGACAAAATAAGATAAGCTGAGGAACggttataatcaatattaagaTAGAATCTTAACGAGCAAAAGTAAAGTCGTAGAGTTAATTGAAAGTAAGAAACTGAAGTGTAAGATAAAAGAGGAAATTgattatacagtaagaaggattcttaagaaatttaaatattaaagaaaCGTGTGAGATTATTATGAGGTCATCATGGATAAGGaattgtgacgtaaaggaaaaACAGCTTTGACTAATAAGTCAATAAGAAATTTGAGtacaaaagtatataaaatattaaaggtcTGTTGAATCAGTCAGAGATTAAGGTGATTTAAAGGAAGAACATCGTAAGcggaaaagtcaataagagattcgagGCGAACCTCAAAGAAGCAACTAGAGGGAAgtgaagaggataagaatacgagTAGTACTAGTAAACAAGGACAACTGTATAAGCTATATAACCGAAAGTAATGTGAAaggaaacgtttaagacaatggtaaaggacgaaggatcacgaccaacagaaCAACGTGAAGTTCACGATAGTTTAAAAAGAGCAAGGGAAAAAGAGATTGAAGATAGTAAAAGATGTAGTAGGCTCaactacgttaagaaacaagtgAATGTGTTAGACTTGGAGCAAGATGAAAGAGATTGGTTGATTAGGAATGAAGTGCCAGATAATGATAGAAAGGAGTAAGAAATGACGAGGACCCGCTAGGAAAGGAAAGTGACAACTACAGACGATAGTAAAGATCATAATTGCAAAttatgattacaagagaaaatacTCATAGGGAGTATGAATAaggtaagtacgtcattaagatGAAATTGGCACGTCGTGACCATTCACATATAAAGGAAACGAGTAGCAACCCtatggctactaagaatgaaatgatgaaacgagaaaacattagattatgattagtGACAACTAGGTGGCAATGATGTAAGGAATATGACATCAAGAATACGTCCAAGAACCATTCTATCTCGGAAAAGATAACAGATGagacgaaggtaccagtaagagaattctCAACGATTTAACAGCAAGCAACTATCAAGAGTTGAATAGACAATCGATtagcaacaagtatgaagttatagctgtgcatggaaaactaaagttaaataaaaggaaaagctgtgatcaaaacgtattaatggacgtcaaggaaactgtaaggataagttaagatcccaacaaaatttatgaaaattcgaggacgaatttttataaggggggaagaatgtaataacccaaaatacttaattagctaattggaccacgtgtccagttttgattcgccagaatggtgatatcagaagaatttctgaaaaaagataaagtaaataagtttcaagtaggtcggttttgagaaattaactatgagaaaatttaaggttatatttcaattctaaatttagaattggaattgaaaggaaaaatgtcaagaaaagtccaaaataaagtacagggaccaaagtggtaatttagccacatTGTGTAGGAAATAGAAATATtgaattttgacgggaaagtattaatatcgggtttcgtattatttattggatataaataatacgtataagttataataaaaggatttatcgatttagttatggactaaatcgtataaaagaaaagtttaaacgataaatggtaagaaacaaaaaggacaaggactaaaatggcactttagccaaatgatataagaaagaaagatatgaatcagagagggagcagaaggatcgagagaaatggaggaaaatatcgacgataccgtcgtttcgccgccgtttcgccgttcgacgtccgattcgggtgattttcgcggcgatttcttcagaatcgaagccTCTATCAACcctaagcatcaaatcaaggtaataggTCGGTTTTTAGCTTGAAAATGATGAGTTTAAGGGCTGTTTTGAGTTAGGAttttgtttggattgaatttgacgtttttgaagttattatagcgttttaatgaaaaccgagatgcgggttttgtatagttggatGTATAGAACTTCGGGAtagctgaaaagccccggaaaacgactttccggggggctgtcatgagtgtgcgttcgcacacattgagtgtgcgttcgcacactccctaagttttagggtgtgcgttcgcacactcactgtgtgcgttcgcgcactaccctaaacttggcagattcaaaatcccaacggtcagtttatagatttgcctcttaggaacgcgtctgtcaaatttcagctcgatccgacggttcaattgggagagatcgtcgttttactaaacagtgtcagtgtgcaggcagcacctgcgcactgtcctgaaaactccttaaaacttcatcgaaatgaaactaaaccttaaaatttaaaagcattatacgtataggaatacgagattcacgtctaatcattaaacattaattatttatcagacgtgtcagagcagagaggtcagtagacgtgggatagcaagggcatatcatttcatcgaccatatttgtgattggattgcggtcactgtgagttgctctttactttcgtgtattatacatataaagttattttatattgatatgtatactgtttttacgcatcgcatgttagatgatttgattaaatattatatgtttctatcaaatgtatatacgagaactagtatgcgatccgaagaaactagctacctattgggtgtcaataggctgtgtgatcaccagtatcgagtcagtctagtatgtttgcattgagaaatgacttgacacagctgggagctgttgatgaatatgatatttacgattgggttatgatttcgatacgcagagtgaactcggctacggtgtagcctggaagtccccgtatcgagtggctgggccaccagcgagttggactcgcaattgatatttacgattgggttgaatgatatatgattattcgagagatgtgtcacatgctaggatattagtttcacacggatcgaatacatgtttatatgttttatattattgttttcttgagatgcgatgctatgtttttaaattaataccgttagtaaaatgcaacctcactcagtattttcccaaatactgacccctcacctttgatgttttcaggtacttagtatgtggacctagctagaggccaattttgaagtccagaagtcagttgtatatgtttagtatctgacttctgtgaatgctgcagtagtggtcccgcgttgacagagtcgtagcctagacagcagtacacattgagtgtacatattacttgctgtccagtttagatgttttgtaggctacgtgttttatatgtggtgcatggcactaggtgccagtgatatgttggatacactaactgatgtatataataccgcgaggccagttcgtacgaggtacggtaactagagcccgcgaggataacagaacagttagtgtaaatgtttgtgtatacatgttatgtatacttgcttctgttgctttatgttatttgtttattatttgcgaaaaattaatagtgatttaaggcttgctacgggttccggagctaccactcccgttccctagcgccggttgcggcttaatattttgggtcgtgacagccaGGCTGTGCCTAGGCCCTACCTCAAACTtcttcaaaaacaaattatctctaaaataatttaatttgtttactaatttttaaaaaaataccttatccgaaatttataaaaagacctaatattttaaaaacctttgatcttttaatattttttaatactaTCCTAACAttaaaaactggtcaattttattctaattcacatttttttcattataattgTACCCttagcattaaattgaccttttttcatttgaaaaaagtttttcaaattgatttttatattaaactgacctttttgaagaattttttttaaataaaaaatgtacaatttaatgcttaagagtacaattgaaacgcgAAAATGTGAAAAAGGGTAAAATTAATCAGTTTTCAACGTCgggataggattgaaaaggtCGGGTATTCTTAAAGTATTAGgccttataaaaatatattttaatgtatatttttcatagcatgatattttaatttttttttcaattaaaatgtgTCCTACCTCAAATTACGGTCTACCTTCGTCActgtattaaattaaatatgtaaaatgcAAAACCTAATAAATAGTGTAAAACTTCGGAAATGACTAGATAAATAAGATTGTGAAAATACATGAGCCTCTAGATGGATATGGCAgtaaataatcattaaatatGGCTAAA
This region of Mercurialis annua linkage group LG1-X, ddMerAnnu1.2, whole genome shotgun sequence genomic DNA includes:
- the LOC126676205 gene encoding uncharacterized protein LOC126676205, giving the protein MRAVVITTPGAAEVLQLQEVEDPQFKDDEVLIKVHATAVNRADTIQRLGKYPPPKGASPYPGLECSGTIEAVGTLVSRWKVGDQVCALLSGGGYAEKVAVPAGQVLPVPSGISLTDATAFPEVACTVWSTVFMMSRLSAGESFLIHGGSSGIGTFAIQIAKYRGVKVFVTAGSEEKVAACKELGADVGINYKTEDFVARVKEETGGKGVDVILDCIGAPYLQRNLDSLNVGGRLFIIGFMGGTVTEVNLASLLAKRLTVQAAGLRTRSTENKGEIVNEVEKNVWPAILEGKVKPVVYRAFPLSEAAEAHRLIESSQHIGKILLLT